In one Triplophysa dalaica isolate WHDGS20190420 chromosome 9, ASM1584641v1, whole genome shotgun sequence genomic region, the following are encoded:
- the LOC130429036 gene encoding odorant receptor 131-2-like, with product MSNLTENTFSNTVSYNVKLLIVQVLVGILLYVNGLMIFTFLKKEVFWVETRYILFAQTLFVDSTNMLLTDLTMVGSFHQYPVHILPCCIFCTLMSLLSICTPVTLAAMCLERYVAICMPLRHSSISTPKNTFIGLLVIWTVSFVIPLFVLTVFLVYASPFGLGVYVVCSLEVMLRVKWLADTRAASLQILFIILFGLVVSTYIKIMLAARSASSDKKSSTKKSLKTVILHGIQLFLCMLQLLMPYIEMPLWNVDVVVFLNVKYSNFVLFMISPRCLSPLIYGLRDKKFCQALKHYAFCGISLGDKNNKIGHIKTIPLEM from the coding sequence ATGTCAAACTTAACAGAGAACACTTTTAGCAACACTGTTTCGTATAATGTCAAGCTATTGATTGTGCAGGTTCTGGTTGGAATACTTCTGTATGTGAATGGACTGATGATCTTCACCTTCCTGAAGAAAGAAGTCTTCTGGGTTGAGACGCGTTACATTCTGTTTGCTCAGACACTTTTTGTTGACTCTACTAATATGCTGTTAACTGATTTAACCATGGTGGGGAGTTTTCATCAATATCCTGTTCACATACTTCCTTGTTGTATCTTCTGTACACTTATGTCTTTACTAAGTATTTGTACTCCTGTGACTCTTGCAGCGATGTGTTTGGAGCGTTATGTGGCTATTTGTATGCCTCTAAGACACTCCAGCATTTCTACACCCAAGAACACATTTATTGGTCTTCTTGTCATATGGACTGTCAGTTTTGTAATACCACTGTTCGTTCTAACTGTGTTTCTTGTTTATGCCTCCCCTTTTGGTCTGGGTGTATATGTTGTGTGCAGTCTGGAGGTGATGTTACGAGTAAAATGGCTGGCAGACACGAGGGCCGCGAGTCTACAAATAttattcatcattttatttGGTCTTGTTGTTTCCACATACATTAAGATTATGCTTGCAGCTCGTTCGGCCTCCTCCGATAAAAAGAGCTCAACTAAAAAGAGTCTCAAAACCGTAATTCTCCACGGCATTCAGCTTTTTCTTTGTATGCTGCAGCTTTTAATGCCTTATATAGAAATGCCTCTCTGGAATGTAGATGTTGTGGTGTTTCTGAATGTAAAATACTCAAATTTCGTTCTGTTTATGATCTCACCTCGATGTCTGAGTCCATTAATTTATGGATTAAGAGACAAAAAGTTCTGTCAGGCTCTGAAACATTATGCATTTTGTGGCATTTCTTTGggtgataaaaataataaaatcggACATATAAAGACAATCCCTCTAGAGATGTAG